A genomic window from Lycium barbarum isolate Lr01 chromosome 4, ASM1917538v2, whole genome shotgun sequence includes:
- the LOC132635332 gene encoding sm-like protein LSM5 gives MSSNNPSQLLPSELIDRCIGSKIWVIMKGDKELVGTLRGFDVYVNMVLEDVTEYEITSEGRRITKLDQILLNGNNIAILVPGGSPPDE, from the exons ATGTCTTCAAACAACCCTTCTCAGCTACTTCCATCTG AGTTGATTGATCGTTGCATTGGTTCAAAGATATGGGTAATAATGAAAGGTGATAAGGAACTTGTTGGTACACTTAGAGGCTTTGATGTTTATGTTAACATGGTTCTTGAAGATGTTACTGAATA TGAGATCACTTCTGAAGGGCGGCGGATAACAAAACTTGATCAGATATTGCTTAATGGAAACAATATTGCTATC CTGGTTCCTGGTGGGTCACCACCTGATGAGTGA